The following proteins are encoded in a genomic region of Ictalurus furcatus strain D&B chromosome 6, Billie_1.0, whole genome shotgun sequence:
- the tfcp2l1 gene encoding transcription factor CP2-like protein 1 isoform X8 translates to MFHHKAQSGCVRFMGSLETITGNSGTRQRTPWTGETVATLLKAKQERHSAGSEAKPPPFQYILCAATSPAVKLHEETLTYLNQGQSYEIRMLNRKLLECTHVSSKWVKSTVRVVFHDRRLQYSEYQQLEGWSWNRPGDRILDLDTTLSVGIIEPQANPLQLNTFEFLWDPIKNASIFIQVNCISTEFTPRKHGGEKGVPFRIQVDTFIQNEHGEYLEHVHSSSCQIKVFKPKGAYRRLKTDREKIEKKSLQEREKYQPSFETTVLTECSPWPDGTSINSVSSTLSPICHISTSHNFTDGDDRDCSPNQWRELLLPSCSAQLVPSLSHQEAQEWLCQNRFSSFCRLFSKFSGADLFKMSRNDFVQICGPADGIRLFNAIKGRRTKISQTASHAMMMCTMPCPWST, encoded by the exons ATGTTCCACCACAAAGCGCAGTCTGGTTGTGTAAG gttcatggggagcctggagactatcacagggaactcgggcacaaggcagaggacaccctggacggg AGAAACAGTAGCTACACTGCTGAAGGCCAAGCAGGAGCGACACTCAGCCGGATCTGAGGCCAAACCGCCCCCCTTTCAATATATCTTGTGTGCGGCCACTTCTCCAGCTGTCAAACTGCATGAAGAAACTCTCACCTACCTCAACCAGG GTCAGTCCTATGAAATCCGTATGCTTAACCGAAAACTGTTGGAGTGTACACATGTAAGCAGCAAGTGGGTTAAG AGCACTGTCCGTGTGGTGTTTCATGATCGGCGCCTGCAATACAGCGAGTACCAGCAGCTGGAGGGATGGAGCTGGAACCGGCCAGGAGACAGAATTCTGGATCTTG ATACTACCCTCTCTGTGGGGATAATAGAGCCTCAAGCTAATCcactgcagctcaacacttTTGAGTTCCTCTGGGATCCCATCAAAAATGCTTCAATATTTATTCAA GTAAACTGTATTAGCACTGAGTTTACACCCAGGAAACATGGCGGAGAGAAGGGAGTTCCCTTCCGGATTCAGGTAGATACTTTCATACAGAATGAGCATGGAGAATACCTGGAGCATGTGCACTCTTCCAGCTGCCAAATCAAAGTCTTTAAG CCAAAAGGAGCATATCGCAGGTTGAagacggacagagagaaaaTTGAGAAAAAGAgtcttcaagaaagagaaaaatatcaACCATCATTTGAAACTACTGTACTTACTGAG TGTTCTCCCTGGCCAGATGGAACATCCATCAATAGTGTGAGCAGCACTCTGTCTCCCATTTGCCACATCTCTACTTCTCACAATTTCACAGATGG AGATGATAGAGACTGCTCTCCGAACCAGTGGAGGGAGCTACTCCTGCCCAGCTGCTCTGCT CAGCTTGTGCCATCACTCTCCCATCAGGAAGCACAGGAGTGGCTCTGCCAGAACAGGTTCTCATCTTTCTGTAGGCTTTTCTCCAAATTCTCAG GTGCTGATTTGTTTAAGATGAGCAGAAATGACTTTGTTCAGATCTGCGGTCCTGCTGACGGGATCCGCCTGTTTAATGCCATTAAAGGGAG AAGAACAAAAATCAGCCAAACAGCAAGCCATGCAAtgatgatg TGTACCATGCCTTGTCCTTGGAGCACTTAA
- the tfcp2l1 gene encoding transcription factor CP2-like protein 1 isoform X1 produces MFHHKAQSGCVRFMGSLETITGNSGTRQRTPWTGETVATLLKAKQERHSAGSEAKPPPFQYILCAATSPAVKLHEETLTYLNQGQSYEIRMLNRKLLECTHVSSKWVKSTVRVVFHDRRLQYSEYQQLEGWSWNRPGDRILDLDTTLSVGIIEPQANPLQLNTFEFLWDPIKNASIFIQVNCISTEFTPRKHGGEKGVPFRIQVDTFIQNEHGEYLEHVHSSSCQIKVFKPKGAYRRLKTDREKIEKKSLQEREKYQPSFETTVLTECSPWPDGTSINSVSSTLSPICHISTSHNFTDGDDRDCSPNQWRELLLPSCSAQLVPSLSHQEAQEWLCQNRFSSFCRLFSKFSGADLFKMSRNDFVQICGPADGIRLFNAIKGRCIQPRLTLYVSLQKNKNQPNSKPCNDDVYHALSLEHLTLFELTEKIAGLYSVPVQQICHVYRQGPMGIYVLVSDEMVKNFTEETRFIISALKVMMDESNEGYHVVLK; encoded by the exons ATGTTCCACCACAAAGCGCAGTCTGGTTGTGTAAG gttcatggggagcctggagactatcacagggaactcgggcacaaggcagaggacaccctggacggg AGAAACAGTAGCTACACTGCTGAAGGCCAAGCAGGAGCGACACTCAGCCGGATCTGAGGCCAAACCGCCCCCCTTTCAATATATCTTGTGTGCGGCCACTTCTCCAGCTGTCAAACTGCATGAAGAAACTCTCACCTACCTCAACCAGG GTCAGTCCTATGAAATCCGTATGCTTAACCGAAAACTGTTGGAGTGTACACATGTAAGCAGCAAGTGGGTTAAG AGCACTGTCCGTGTGGTGTTTCATGATCGGCGCCTGCAATACAGCGAGTACCAGCAGCTGGAGGGATGGAGCTGGAACCGGCCAGGAGACAGAATTCTGGATCTTG ATACTACCCTCTCTGTGGGGATAATAGAGCCTCAAGCTAATCcactgcagctcaacacttTTGAGTTCCTCTGGGATCCCATCAAAAATGCTTCAATATTTATTCAA GTAAACTGTATTAGCACTGAGTTTACACCCAGGAAACATGGCGGAGAGAAGGGAGTTCCCTTCCGGATTCAGGTAGATACTTTCATACAGAATGAGCATGGAGAATACCTGGAGCATGTGCACTCTTCCAGCTGCCAAATCAAAGTCTTTAAG CCAAAAGGAGCATATCGCAGGTTGAagacggacagagagaaaaTTGAGAAAAAGAgtcttcaagaaagagaaaaatatcaACCATCATTTGAAACTACTGTACTTACTGAG TGTTCTCCCTGGCCAGATGGAACATCCATCAATAGTGTGAGCAGCACTCTGTCTCCCATTTGCCACATCTCTACTTCTCACAATTTCACAGATGG AGATGATAGAGACTGCTCTCCGAACCAGTGGAGGGAGCTACTCCTGCCCAGCTGCTCTGCT CAGCTTGTGCCATCACTCTCCCATCAGGAAGCACAGGAGTGGCTCTGCCAGAACAGGTTCTCATCTTTCTGTAGGCTTTTCTCCAAATTCTCAG GTGCTGATTTGTTTAAGATGAGCAGAAATGACTTTGTTCAGATCTGCGGTCCTGCTGACGGGATCCGCCTGTTTAATGCCATTAAAGGGAG GTGTATTCAGCCACGCCTCACACTGTATGTTTCCCTACAGAAGAACAAAAATCAGCCAAACAGCAAGCCATGCAAtgatgatg TGTACCATGCCTTGTCCTTGGAGCACTTAACTCTTTTTGAGCTCACAGAGAAGATAGCGGGTCTATACAGTGTTCCAGTACAGCAAATCTGCCATGTTTACAGACAAGGGCCAATGGGGATATACGTCCTGGTTTCAGATGAG ATGGTGAAGAATTTCACAGAAGAAACAAGATTCATAATAAGTGCTCTAAAAG TGATGATGGATGAAAGTAATGAGGGGTACCATGTTGTACTGAAGTGA
- the tfcp2l1 gene encoding transcription factor CP2-like protein 1 isoform X4: MFHHKAQSGCVRETVATLLKAKQERHSAGSEAKPPPFQYILCAATSPAVKLHEETLTYLNQGQSYEIRMLNRKLLECTHVSSKWVKSTVRVVFHDRRLQYSEYQQLEGWSWNRPGDRILDLDTTLSVGIIEPQANPLQLNTFEFLWDPIKNASIFIQVNCISTEFTPRKHGGEKGVPFRIQVDTFIQNEHGEYLEHVHSSSCQIKVFKPKGAYRRLKTDREKIEKKSLQEREKYQPSFETTVLTECSPWPDGTSINSVSSTLSPICHISTSHNFTDGDDRDCSPNQWRELLLPSCSAQLVPSLSHQEAQEWLCQNRFSSFCRLFSKFSGADLFKMSRNDFVQICGPADGIRLFNAIKGRCIQPRLTLYVSLQKNKNQPNSKPCNDDVYHALSLEHLTLFELTEKIAGLYSVPVQQICHVYRQGPMGIYVLVSDEMVKNFTEETRFIISALKVMMDESNEGYHVVLK; encoded by the exons ATGTTCCACCACAAAGCGCAGTCTGGTTGTGTAAG AGAAACAGTAGCTACACTGCTGAAGGCCAAGCAGGAGCGACACTCAGCCGGATCTGAGGCCAAACCGCCCCCCTTTCAATATATCTTGTGTGCGGCCACTTCTCCAGCTGTCAAACTGCATGAAGAAACTCTCACCTACCTCAACCAGG GTCAGTCCTATGAAATCCGTATGCTTAACCGAAAACTGTTGGAGTGTACACATGTAAGCAGCAAGTGGGTTAAG AGCACTGTCCGTGTGGTGTTTCATGATCGGCGCCTGCAATACAGCGAGTACCAGCAGCTGGAGGGATGGAGCTGGAACCGGCCAGGAGACAGAATTCTGGATCTTG ATACTACCCTCTCTGTGGGGATAATAGAGCCTCAAGCTAATCcactgcagctcaacacttTTGAGTTCCTCTGGGATCCCATCAAAAATGCTTCAATATTTATTCAA GTAAACTGTATTAGCACTGAGTTTACACCCAGGAAACATGGCGGAGAGAAGGGAGTTCCCTTCCGGATTCAGGTAGATACTTTCATACAGAATGAGCATGGAGAATACCTGGAGCATGTGCACTCTTCCAGCTGCCAAATCAAAGTCTTTAAG CCAAAAGGAGCATATCGCAGGTTGAagacggacagagagaaaaTTGAGAAAAAGAgtcttcaagaaagagaaaaatatcaACCATCATTTGAAACTACTGTACTTACTGAG TGTTCTCCCTGGCCAGATGGAACATCCATCAATAGTGTGAGCAGCACTCTGTCTCCCATTTGCCACATCTCTACTTCTCACAATTTCACAGATGG AGATGATAGAGACTGCTCTCCGAACCAGTGGAGGGAGCTACTCCTGCCCAGCTGCTCTGCT CAGCTTGTGCCATCACTCTCCCATCAGGAAGCACAGGAGTGGCTCTGCCAGAACAGGTTCTCATCTTTCTGTAGGCTTTTCTCCAAATTCTCAG GTGCTGATTTGTTTAAGATGAGCAGAAATGACTTTGTTCAGATCTGCGGTCCTGCTGACGGGATCCGCCTGTTTAATGCCATTAAAGGGAG GTGTATTCAGCCACGCCTCACACTGTATGTTTCCCTACAGAAGAACAAAAATCAGCCAAACAGCAAGCCATGCAAtgatgatg TGTACCATGCCTTGTCCTTGGAGCACTTAACTCTTTTTGAGCTCACAGAGAAGATAGCGGGTCTATACAGTGTTCCAGTACAGCAAATCTGCCATGTTTACAGACAAGGGCCAATGGGGATATACGTCCTGGTTTCAGATGAG ATGGTGAAGAATTTCACAGAAGAAACAAGATTCATAATAAGTGCTCTAAAAG TGATGATGGATGAAAGTAATGAGGGGTACCATGTTGTACTGAAGTGA
- the tfcp2l1 gene encoding transcription factor CP2-like protein 1 isoform X7 translates to MFHHKAQSGCVRFMGSLETITGNSGTRQRTPWTGETVATLLKAKQERHSAGSEAKPPPFQYILCAATSPAVKLHEETLTYLNQGQSYEIRMLNRKLLECTHVSSKWVKSTVRVVFHDRRLQYSEYQQLEGWSWNRPGDRILDLDTTLSVGIIEPQANPLQLNTFEFLWDPIKNASIFIQVNCISTEFTPRKHGGEKGVPFRIQVDTFIQNEHGEYLEHVHSSSCQIKVFKPKGAYRRLKTDREKIEKKSLQEREKYQPSFETTVLTECSPWPDGTSINSVSSTLSPICHISTSHNFTDGDDRDCSPNQWRELLLPSCSAQLVPSLSHQEAQEWLCQNRFSSFCRLFSKFSGADLFKMSRNDFVQICGPADGIRLFNAIKGRRTKISQTASHAMMMTRANGDIRPGFR, encoded by the exons ATGTTCCACCACAAAGCGCAGTCTGGTTGTGTAAG gttcatggggagcctggagactatcacagggaactcgggcacaaggcagaggacaccctggacggg AGAAACAGTAGCTACACTGCTGAAGGCCAAGCAGGAGCGACACTCAGCCGGATCTGAGGCCAAACCGCCCCCCTTTCAATATATCTTGTGTGCGGCCACTTCTCCAGCTGTCAAACTGCATGAAGAAACTCTCACCTACCTCAACCAGG GTCAGTCCTATGAAATCCGTATGCTTAACCGAAAACTGTTGGAGTGTACACATGTAAGCAGCAAGTGGGTTAAG AGCACTGTCCGTGTGGTGTTTCATGATCGGCGCCTGCAATACAGCGAGTACCAGCAGCTGGAGGGATGGAGCTGGAACCGGCCAGGAGACAGAATTCTGGATCTTG ATACTACCCTCTCTGTGGGGATAATAGAGCCTCAAGCTAATCcactgcagctcaacacttTTGAGTTCCTCTGGGATCCCATCAAAAATGCTTCAATATTTATTCAA GTAAACTGTATTAGCACTGAGTTTACACCCAGGAAACATGGCGGAGAGAAGGGAGTTCCCTTCCGGATTCAGGTAGATACTTTCATACAGAATGAGCATGGAGAATACCTGGAGCATGTGCACTCTTCCAGCTGCCAAATCAAAGTCTTTAAG CCAAAAGGAGCATATCGCAGGTTGAagacggacagagagaaaaTTGAGAAAAAGAgtcttcaagaaagagaaaaatatcaACCATCATTTGAAACTACTGTACTTACTGAG TGTTCTCCCTGGCCAGATGGAACATCCATCAATAGTGTGAGCAGCACTCTGTCTCCCATTTGCCACATCTCTACTTCTCACAATTTCACAGATGG AGATGATAGAGACTGCTCTCCGAACCAGTGGAGGGAGCTACTCCTGCCCAGCTGCTCTGCT CAGCTTGTGCCATCACTCTCCCATCAGGAAGCACAGGAGTGGCTCTGCCAGAACAGGTTCTCATCTTTCTGTAGGCTTTTCTCCAAATTCTCAG GTGCTGATTTGTTTAAGATGAGCAGAAATGACTTTGTTCAGATCTGCGGTCCTGCTGACGGGATCCGCCTGTTTAATGCCATTAAAGGGAG AAGAACAAAAATCAGCCAAACAGCAAGCCATGCAAtgatgatg ACAAGGGCCAATGGGGATATACGTCCTGGTTTCAGATGA
- the tfcp2l1 gene encoding transcription factor CP2-like protein 1 isoform X6 yields MFHHKAQSGCVRFMGSLETITGNSGTRQRTPWTGETVATLLKAKQERHSAGSEAKPPPFQYILCAATSPAVKLHEETLTYLNQGQSYEIRMLNRKLLECTHVSSKWVKSTVRVVFHDRRLQYSEYQQLEGWSWNRPGDRILDLDTTLSVGIIEPQANPLQLNTFEFLWDPIKNASIFIQVNCISTEFTPRKHGGEKGVPFRIQVDTFIQNEHGEYLEHVHSSSCQIKVFKPKGAYRRLKTDREKIEKKSLQEREKYQPSFETTVLTECSPWPDGTSINSVSSTLSPICHISTSHNFTDGDDRDCSPNQWRELLLPSCSAQLVPSLSHQEAQEWLCQNRFSSFCRLFSKFSGADLFKMSRNDFVQICGPADGIRLFNAIKGRCIQPRLTLYVSLQKNKNQPNSKPCNDDDKGQWGYTSWFQMR; encoded by the exons ATGTTCCACCACAAAGCGCAGTCTGGTTGTGTAAG gttcatggggagcctggagactatcacagggaactcgggcacaaggcagaggacaccctggacggg AGAAACAGTAGCTACACTGCTGAAGGCCAAGCAGGAGCGACACTCAGCCGGATCTGAGGCCAAACCGCCCCCCTTTCAATATATCTTGTGTGCGGCCACTTCTCCAGCTGTCAAACTGCATGAAGAAACTCTCACCTACCTCAACCAGG GTCAGTCCTATGAAATCCGTATGCTTAACCGAAAACTGTTGGAGTGTACACATGTAAGCAGCAAGTGGGTTAAG AGCACTGTCCGTGTGGTGTTTCATGATCGGCGCCTGCAATACAGCGAGTACCAGCAGCTGGAGGGATGGAGCTGGAACCGGCCAGGAGACAGAATTCTGGATCTTG ATACTACCCTCTCTGTGGGGATAATAGAGCCTCAAGCTAATCcactgcagctcaacacttTTGAGTTCCTCTGGGATCCCATCAAAAATGCTTCAATATTTATTCAA GTAAACTGTATTAGCACTGAGTTTACACCCAGGAAACATGGCGGAGAGAAGGGAGTTCCCTTCCGGATTCAGGTAGATACTTTCATACAGAATGAGCATGGAGAATACCTGGAGCATGTGCACTCTTCCAGCTGCCAAATCAAAGTCTTTAAG CCAAAAGGAGCATATCGCAGGTTGAagacggacagagagaaaaTTGAGAAAAAGAgtcttcaagaaagagaaaaatatcaACCATCATTTGAAACTACTGTACTTACTGAG TGTTCTCCCTGGCCAGATGGAACATCCATCAATAGTGTGAGCAGCACTCTGTCTCCCATTTGCCACATCTCTACTTCTCACAATTTCACAGATGG AGATGATAGAGACTGCTCTCCGAACCAGTGGAGGGAGCTACTCCTGCCCAGCTGCTCTGCT CAGCTTGTGCCATCACTCTCCCATCAGGAAGCACAGGAGTGGCTCTGCCAGAACAGGTTCTCATCTTTCTGTAGGCTTTTCTCCAAATTCTCAG GTGCTGATTTGTTTAAGATGAGCAGAAATGACTTTGTTCAGATCTGCGGTCCTGCTGACGGGATCCGCCTGTTTAATGCCATTAAAGGGAG GTGTATTCAGCCACGCCTCACACTGTATGTTTCCCTACAGAAGAACAAAAATCAGCCAAACAGCAAGCCATGCAAtgatgatg ACAAGGGCCAATGGGGATATACGTCCTGGTTTCAGATGAGGTGA
- the tfcp2l1 gene encoding transcription factor CP2-like protein 1 isoform X3, translating into MFHHKAQSGCVRFMGSLETITGNSGTRQRTPWTGETVATLLKAKQERHSAGSEAKPPPFQYILCAATSPAVKLHEETLTYLNQGQSYEIRMLNRKLLECTHVSSKWVKSTVRVVFHDRRLQYSEYQQLEGWSWNRPGDRILDLDTTLSVGIIEPQANPLQLNTFEFLWDPIKNASIFIQVNCISTEFTPRKHGGEKGVPFRIQVDTFIQNEHGEYLEHVHSSSCQIKVFKPKGAYRRLKTDREKIEKKSLQEREKYQPSFETTVLTECSPWPDGTSINSVSSTLSPICHISTSHNFTDGDDRDCSPNQWRELLLPSCSAQLVPSLSHQEAQEWLCQNRFSSFCRLFSKFSGADLFKMSRNDFVQICGPADGIRLFNAIKGRCIQPRLTLYVSLQKNKNQPNSKPCNDDVYHALSLEHLTLFELTEKIAGLYSVPVQQICHVYRQGPMGIYVLVSDEVRWQRVHVPMD; encoded by the exons ATGTTCCACCACAAAGCGCAGTCTGGTTGTGTAAG gttcatggggagcctggagactatcacagggaactcgggcacaaggcagaggacaccctggacggg AGAAACAGTAGCTACACTGCTGAAGGCCAAGCAGGAGCGACACTCAGCCGGATCTGAGGCCAAACCGCCCCCCTTTCAATATATCTTGTGTGCGGCCACTTCTCCAGCTGTCAAACTGCATGAAGAAACTCTCACCTACCTCAACCAGG GTCAGTCCTATGAAATCCGTATGCTTAACCGAAAACTGTTGGAGTGTACACATGTAAGCAGCAAGTGGGTTAAG AGCACTGTCCGTGTGGTGTTTCATGATCGGCGCCTGCAATACAGCGAGTACCAGCAGCTGGAGGGATGGAGCTGGAACCGGCCAGGAGACAGAATTCTGGATCTTG ATACTACCCTCTCTGTGGGGATAATAGAGCCTCAAGCTAATCcactgcagctcaacacttTTGAGTTCCTCTGGGATCCCATCAAAAATGCTTCAATATTTATTCAA GTAAACTGTATTAGCACTGAGTTTACACCCAGGAAACATGGCGGAGAGAAGGGAGTTCCCTTCCGGATTCAGGTAGATACTTTCATACAGAATGAGCATGGAGAATACCTGGAGCATGTGCACTCTTCCAGCTGCCAAATCAAAGTCTTTAAG CCAAAAGGAGCATATCGCAGGTTGAagacggacagagagaaaaTTGAGAAAAAGAgtcttcaagaaagagaaaaatatcaACCATCATTTGAAACTACTGTACTTACTGAG TGTTCTCCCTGGCCAGATGGAACATCCATCAATAGTGTGAGCAGCACTCTGTCTCCCATTTGCCACATCTCTACTTCTCACAATTTCACAGATGG AGATGATAGAGACTGCTCTCCGAACCAGTGGAGGGAGCTACTCCTGCCCAGCTGCTCTGCT CAGCTTGTGCCATCACTCTCCCATCAGGAAGCACAGGAGTGGCTCTGCCAGAACAGGTTCTCATCTTTCTGTAGGCTTTTCTCCAAATTCTCAG GTGCTGATTTGTTTAAGATGAGCAGAAATGACTTTGTTCAGATCTGCGGTCCTGCTGACGGGATCCGCCTGTTTAATGCCATTAAAGGGAG GTGTATTCAGCCACGCCTCACACTGTATGTTTCCCTACAGAAGAACAAAAATCAGCCAAACAGCAAGCCATGCAAtgatgatg TGTACCATGCCTTGTCCTTGGAGCACTTAACTCTTTTTGAGCTCACAGAGAAGATAGCGGGTCTATACAGTGTTCCAGTACAGCAAATCTGCCATGTTTACAGACAAGGGCCAATGGGGATATACGTCCTGGTTTCAGATGAGGTGAGGTGGCAAAGAGTTCATGTCCCAATGGACTAG
- the tfcp2l1 gene encoding transcription factor CP2-like protein 1 isoform X5: MFHHKAQSGCVRFMGSLETITGNSGTRQRTPWTGETVATLLKAKQERHSAGSEAKPPPFQYILCAATSPAVKLHEETLTYLNQGQSYEIRMLNRKLLECTHVSSKWVKSTVRVVFHDRRLQYSEYQQLEGWSWNRPGDRILDLDTTLSVGIIEPQANPLQLNTFEFLWDPIKNASIFIQVNCISTEFTPRKHGGEKGVPFRIQVDTFIQNEHGEYLEHVHSSSCQIKVFKPKGAYRRLKTDREKIEKKSLQEREKYQPSFETTVLTECSPWPDGTSINSVSSTLSPICHISTSHNFTDGDDRDCSPNQWRELLLPSCSAQLVPSLSHQEAQEWLCQNRFSSFCRLFSKFSGADLFKMSRNDFVQICGPADGIRLFNAIKGRCIQPRLTLYVSLQKNKNQPNSKPCNDDDKGQWGYTSWFQMRW, encoded by the exons ATGTTCCACCACAAAGCGCAGTCTGGTTGTGTAAG gttcatggggagcctggagactatcacagggaactcgggcacaaggcagaggacaccctggacggg AGAAACAGTAGCTACACTGCTGAAGGCCAAGCAGGAGCGACACTCAGCCGGATCTGAGGCCAAACCGCCCCCCTTTCAATATATCTTGTGTGCGGCCACTTCTCCAGCTGTCAAACTGCATGAAGAAACTCTCACCTACCTCAACCAGG GTCAGTCCTATGAAATCCGTATGCTTAACCGAAAACTGTTGGAGTGTACACATGTAAGCAGCAAGTGGGTTAAG AGCACTGTCCGTGTGGTGTTTCATGATCGGCGCCTGCAATACAGCGAGTACCAGCAGCTGGAGGGATGGAGCTGGAACCGGCCAGGAGACAGAATTCTGGATCTTG ATACTACCCTCTCTGTGGGGATAATAGAGCCTCAAGCTAATCcactgcagctcaacacttTTGAGTTCCTCTGGGATCCCATCAAAAATGCTTCAATATTTATTCAA GTAAACTGTATTAGCACTGAGTTTACACCCAGGAAACATGGCGGAGAGAAGGGAGTTCCCTTCCGGATTCAGGTAGATACTTTCATACAGAATGAGCATGGAGAATACCTGGAGCATGTGCACTCTTCCAGCTGCCAAATCAAAGTCTTTAAG CCAAAAGGAGCATATCGCAGGTTGAagacggacagagagaaaaTTGAGAAAAAGAgtcttcaagaaagagaaaaatatcaACCATCATTTGAAACTACTGTACTTACTGAG TGTTCTCCCTGGCCAGATGGAACATCCATCAATAGTGTGAGCAGCACTCTGTCTCCCATTTGCCACATCTCTACTTCTCACAATTTCACAGATGG AGATGATAGAGACTGCTCTCCGAACCAGTGGAGGGAGCTACTCCTGCCCAGCTGCTCTGCT CAGCTTGTGCCATCACTCTCCCATCAGGAAGCACAGGAGTGGCTCTGCCAGAACAGGTTCTCATCTTTCTGTAGGCTTTTCTCCAAATTCTCAG GTGCTGATTTGTTTAAGATGAGCAGAAATGACTTTGTTCAGATCTGCGGTCCTGCTGACGGGATCCGCCTGTTTAATGCCATTAAAGGGAG GTGTATTCAGCCACGCCTCACACTGTATGTTTCCCTACAGAAGAACAAAAATCAGCCAAACAGCAAGCCATGCAAtgatgatg ACAAGGGCCAATGGGGATATACGTCCTGGTTTCAGATGAG ATGGTGA
- the tfcp2l1 gene encoding transcription factor CP2-like protein 1 isoform X2 yields MRSLVFVLLFFLETVPVKRETVATLLKAKQERHSAGSEAKPPPFQYILCAATSPAVKLHEETLTYLNQGQSYEIRMLNRKLLECTHVSSKWVKSTVRVVFHDRRLQYSEYQQLEGWSWNRPGDRILDLDTTLSVGIIEPQANPLQLNTFEFLWDPIKNASIFIQVNCISTEFTPRKHGGEKGVPFRIQVDTFIQNEHGEYLEHVHSSSCQIKVFKPKGAYRRLKTDREKIEKKSLQEREKYQPSFETTVLTECSPWPDGTSINSVSSTLSPICHISTSHNFTDGDDRDCSPNQWRELLLPSCSAQLVPSLSHQEAQEWLCQNRFSSFCRLFSKFSGADLFKMSRNDFVQICGPADGIRLFNAIKGRCIQPRLTLYVSLQKNKNQPNSKPCNDDVYHALSLEHLTLFELTEKIAGLYSVPVQQICHVYRQGPMGIYVLVSDEMVKNFTEETRFIISALKVMMDESNEGYHVVLK; encoded by the exons ATGAGATCTcttgtgtttgtgcttttgttttttttagaaacagTACCAGTCAAAAG AGAAACAGTAGCTACACTGCTGAAGGCCAAGCAGGAGCGACACTCAGCCGGATCTGAGGCCAAACCGCCCCCCTTTCAATATATCTTGTGTGCGGCCACTTCTCCAGCTGTCAAACTGCATGAAGAAACTCTCACCTACCTCAACCAGG GTCAGTCCTATGAAATCCGTATGCTTAACCGAAAACTGTTGGAGTGTACACATGTAAGCAGCAAGTGGGTTAAG AGCACTGTCCGTGTGGTGTTTCATGATCGGCGCCTGCAATACAGCGAGTACCAGCAGCTGGAGGGATGGAGCTGGAACCGGCCAGGAGACAGAATTCTGGATCTTG ATACTACCCTCTCTGTGGGGATAATAGAGCCTCAAGCTAATCcactgcagctcaacacttTTGAGTTCCTCTGGGATCCCATCAAAAATGCTTCAATATTTATTCAA GTAAACTGTATTAGCACTGAGTTTACACCCAGGAAACATGGCGGAGAGAAGGGAGTTCCCTTCCGGATTCAGGTAGATACTTTCATACAGAATGAGCATGGAGAATACCTGGAGCATGTGCACTCTTCCAGCTGCCAAATCAAAGTCTTTAAG CCAAAAGGAGCATATCGCAGGTTGAagacggacagagagaaaaTTGAGAAAAAGAgtcttcaagaaagagaaaaatatcaACCATCATTTGAAACTACTGTACTTACTGAG TGTTCTCCCTGGCCAGATGGAACATCCATCAATAGTGTGAGCAGCACTCTGTCTCCCATTTGCCACATCTCTACTTCTCACAATTTCACAGATGG AGATGATAGAGACTGCTCTCCGAACCAGTGGAGGGAGCTACTCCTGCCCAGCTGCTCTGCT CAGCTTGTGCCATCACTCTCCCATCAGGAAGCACAGGAGTGGCTCTGCCAGAACAGGTTCTCATCTTTCTGTAGGCTTTTCTCCAAATTCTCAG GTGCTGATTTGTTTAAGATGAGCAGAAATGACTTTGTTCAGATCTGCGGTCCTGCTGACGGGATCCGCCTGTTTAATGCCATTAAAGGGAG GTGTATTCAGCCACGCCTCACACTGTATGTTTCCCTACAGAAGAACAAAAATCAGCCAAACAGCAAGCCATGCAAtgatgatg TGTACCATGCCTTGTCCTTGGAGCACTTAACTCTTTTTGAGCTCACAGAGAAGATAGCGGGTCTATACAGTGTTCCAGTACAGCAAATCTGCCATGTTTACAGACAAGGGCCAATGGGGATATACGTCCTGGTTTCAGATGAG ATGGTGAAGAATTTCACAGAAGAAACAAGATTCATAATAAGTGCTCTAAAAG TGATGATGGATGAAAGTAATGAGGGGTACCATGTTGTACTGAAGTGA